From Halorubrum salinarum, the proteins below share one genomic window:
- a CDS encoding HhH-GPD family protein, with product MFDPQHDFVDPLLDWHERNGRHDLPWREPDRTPFEVLLAEILLQRTTAEAVAGAYRPFAARYPTPETVAAAPTEEIEALVAPLGLVKRAAYLRRCAQQILARPSGDVPREYPELVGLHGVGEYTARSVLIHVTGLGIAAVDTNVRRLLSRFFDVTPDRDRIAVLADALAPPTRSADFQHAMLDFAAEVCTAGSPACSSCPLRGPCASAEE from the coding sequence GTGTTCGACCCGCAGCACGACTTCGTGGATCCGCTACTCGACTGGCACGAACGGAACGGTCGCCACGACCTGCCGTGGCGAGAGCCCGACCGGACACCGTTCGAGGTACTGCTCGCGGAGATCCTGCTACAGCGGACGACCGCCGAAGCGGTCGCGGGCGCGTACCGACCGTTCGCGGCCCGGTACCCGACGCCGGAAACGGTCGCGGCCGCCCCGACCGAGGAGATCGAGGCGCTCGTCGCACCGCTCGGGCTCGTGAAACGCGCCGCGTACCTTCGACGGTGCGCACAGCAGATCCTCGCGCGGCCCTCGGGCGACGTGCCGCGAGAGTACCCGGAGCTGGTGGGTCTTCACGGGGTCGGCGAGTACACGGCCCGGTCGGTCCTGATACACGTCACAGGGCTCGGAATCGCGGCCGTCGACACGAACGTCCGACGGCTGCTGTCCCGGTTCTTCGACGTGACGCCGGACCGGGACCGGATCGCCGTCCTCGCCGACGCGCTGGCTCCTCCGACCCGGAGCGCTGACTTCCAACACGCGATGCTTGACTTCGCGGCCGAAGTCTGTACCGCCGGCTCCCCCGCGTGTTCTTCCTGTCCGCTCCGCGGACCGTGTGCGAGCGCCGAAGAATAA
- a CDS encoding tyrosine-type recombinase/integrase → MNTDEDDLEPIEPGTAQELFLDHKATDCTDSTVQNHRYRLNPFVRWCGEEEIDNLNELTGRDLQRYRLWRKEDGDLNKLSLRMQMSTLRVFLKWAGSIEAVPQNLYDKVMVPRVRPEERQRDETLDADDAREILEYLSKYEYASKEHAVMALLWQTGIRVGSAHSLDVDDVFLDENYVRLIHRPDEGTTLKNGKSGQRPVALTPDVAEVLAEYIRTHRRDVTDEHGREPLFTTAHGRMHGNTIRRLTYRVTAPCYRGVDCPGCESDESKCPEAVSPHAIRRGSITHFLTSDVPVDVVSDRMNVSRKVLDEHYDKRSEEVKMEQRRGYLDDI, encoded by the coding sequence ATGAACACGGACGAAGACGATCTCGAACCGATCGAGCCGGGGACCGCGCAGGAGCTGTTCCTGGATCACAAGGCGACCGACTGTACCGATTCGACCGTTCAGAACCACCGATACCGGTTGAACCCGTTCGTTCGGTGGTGCGGCGAGGAGGAGATCGACAATCTCAACGAACTCACGGGCCGGGACCTACAGCGGTACCGGCTCTGGCGGAAGGAGGACGGCGACCTGAACAAGCTCTCGCTCCGGATGCAGATGTCCACGCTCCGCGTGTTCCTGAAGTGGGCCGGGTCGATCGAAGCGGTGCCGCAGAACCTGTACGACAAGGTGATGGTGCCGCGGGTCCGCCCGGAAGAGCGGCAGCGCGACGAGACGCTCGACGCCGACGACGCGCGGGAGATCCTGGAGTACCTGTCGAAGTACGAGTACGCGTCGAAGGAGCACGCGGTGATGGCGCTGCTCTGGCAGACGGGGATCCGCGTCGGGTCCGCGCACTCGCTGGACGTGGACGACGTCTTCCTCGACGAGAACTACGTTCGGCTGATCCATCGACCCGACGAGGGGACGACGCTGAAGAACGGGAAGAGCGGTCAGCGCCCCGTCGCGCTCACGCCCGACGTCGCCGAAGTGCTCGCGGAGTACATCCGAACCCACCGGAGGGACGTGACCGACGAGCACGGACGCGAGCCGCTGTTCACCACGGCGCACGGCAGGATGCACGGCAACACGATCCGGCGGCTCACGTACCGCGTGACCGCGCCGTGCTACCGGGGCGTCGACTGTCCGGGCTGCGAGAGCGACGAGTCGAAGTGTCCCGAGGCGGTCAGCCCGCACGCGATCCGCCGAGGGAGCATCACGCACTTCCTCACCAGCGACGTGCCCGTCGACGTCGTCAGCGACCGGATGAACGTGAGTCGGAAGGTCCTCGACGAGCACTACGACAAGCGGTCCGAGGAGGTGAAAATGGAGCAGCGCCGCGGGTACCTAGACGACATCTGA
- a CDS encoding tyrosine-type recombinase/integrase, translating to MMNQELEPMGPREARDDYLQERQEDASFETLRTIRKGLNLFVEWCEEKGIRNMNEISGRQLNKYKNWCKDTSDNNTVSLNGLLGILRRFLVYCVRVEAVAVGTPDKTPTPNVPDDEDVSYEKPTEEEVEATLEYLETYERASRRHVEYKLMEEVGCRVGAVRAIDIEDIDLERQAIHLRHRPENDHPEEKGTPLKNGPDGERHVNIPIDLAGLIADYMDNPDRHDITDRYGRKPLFTTAQGRPSTDTIRRDLYKVTRPCVYADNCPHDRDTDACDAFKNEYASECPSSHSPHPLRRYAIESKIDGGVPKDRLTGRVDVSMPVLNKHYDTRSKERKRKHRLKIFEKLFDGYGDPDETLDLDHVPDDLVNENEMIDPQVLLQLQSDGTDSETDSMSDSTTDSGSVGTTNAGEEPNEEPEETDGEQLSIDDFGRSPKAVFGPGTAAVAGTAALGSKTIDRLHSELEALTPGETGVTPPGPERAAKGVAGYALFVAMIAVNFALLGIVPA from the coding sequence ATGATGAACCAGGAGTTAGAGCCGATGGGGCCGCGGGAAGCGAGAGATGACTACTTACAGGAACGGCAGGAAGACGCGAGCTTCGAGACGCTTCGAACGATTCGGAAGGGACTCAATCTCTTCGTGGAGTGGTGCGAGGAGAAGGGCATCCGGAACATGAACGAGATCAGCGGCAGGCAGCTCAACAAGTACAAGAACTGGTGTAAGGACACGAGCGACAACAACACCGTGAGTCTCAACGGTCTCCTCGGGATCCTCCGGCGGTTCCTCGTCTACTGTGTACGGGTCGAGGCCGTCGCGGTCGGAACGCCGGACAAGACGCCGACCCCTAACGTGCCGGACGACGAGGACGTAAGTTACGAGAAACCGACGGAAGAAGAGGTTGAAGCGACGCTGGAATACTTGGAAACGTACGAGCGGGCGTCGCGTCGCCACGTCGAATACAAACTCATGGAGGAAGTCGGGTGTCGTGTAGGGGCAGTCCGAGCGATCGACATCGAGGATATCGATCTCGAACGACAGGCGATCCATCTCCGCCATCGACCTGAGAACGACCACCCGGAGGAGAAGGGTACTCCGTTGAAAAACGGGCCGGACGGGGAACGGCACGTCAACATTCCGATCGATTTGGCGGGCCTGATCGCCGACTACATGGACAACCCGGACCGCCACGACATCACCGACCGGTACGGTCGGAAACCGCTGTTCACGACGGCGCAGGGTCGGCCGTCGACGGATACGATTCGTCGAGACCTGTACAAGGTGACTCGGCCGTGCGTCTACGCGGACAACTGCCCGCATGACCGGGACACGGACGCGTGCGACGCGTTCAAAAACGAGTACGCGAGCGAGTGTCCGTCCAGTCACAGTCCGCATCCGCTCCGCCGATACGCGATCGAGTCGAAGATTGATGGCGGAGTCCCGAAGGACAGGCTGACCGGCCGCGTGGATGTCTCGATGCCCGTGTTGAACAAGCACTATGACACCCGTAGCAAGGAGCGAAAGCGGAAGCACCGCCTCAAAATATTCGAGAAACTGTTCGACGGTTACGGGGATCCGGACGAAACGCTGGACTTGGACCACGTGCCGGACGACCTAGTCAACGAGAACGAGATGATCGACCCGCAGGTGCTGTTACAGCTCCAGTCGGACGGGACGGACTCGGAGACCGACTCGATGTCTGATAGCACGACGGACAGCGGAAGCGTCGGAACTACGAACGCCGGAGAGGAACCGAACGAGGAACCAGAAGAGACGGACGGGGAACAACTGAGTATAGACGACTTCGGACGGAGTCCGAAAGCGGTCTTCGGCCCGGGAACGGCGGCGGTCGCGGGCACCGCAGCGCTCGGGTCGAAGACCATCGATCGGCTTCACTCAGAGCTCGAAGCGCTGACGCCCGGCGAGACCGGCGTCACGCCGCCGGGGCCGGAACGCGCCGCCAAGGGAGTCGCCGGGTACGCGCTGTTCGTGGCGATGATCGCGGTGAACTTCGCGTTGCTCGGGATCGTTCCCGCCTGA
- a CDS encoding DsrE family protein has translation MAKAAIVILAGNESHADYGRLANALEAAKEFAENDDDELKLIFDGARTQWVPELEDEESDYHELYRAVRDDAAVCDYCSSAFDVADAVSESGLATLAEYDGHPSIRSLVDDDYEIITF, from the coding sequence ATGGCGAAAGCAGCAATCGTGATCCTCGCCGGTAACGAGTCGCACGCCGACTACGGTCGCCTCGCGAACGCCCTGGAGGCGGCCAAGGAGTTCGCCGAGAACGACGACGACGAACTGAAGCTCATCTTCGACGGCGCCAGGACGCAGTGGGTCCCGGAGCTCGAAGACGAGGAGAGCGACTACCACGAACTCTACCGCGCGGTCCGCGACGACGCCGCGGTCTGTGACTACTGTTCGAGCGCGTTCGACGTCGCGGACGCCGTCTCCGAGTCCGGGCTCGCCACCCTCGCGGAGTACGACGGCCACCCGAGCATCCGCTCGCTCGTCGACGACGACTACGAGATCATCACGTTCTGA
- a CDS encoding penicillin acylase family protein — protein MTRDTTRRAVLASVLAAGSAGLAASDVADLLDSFAPLSGEAWDAADRSLPETVESPHGAASVSRDEFGVPQVEADAEPAAYFAVGYCQAFDRLFAMDLQRRVMRGRLSEVIGEATLDSDEFNVAMGFADAAAVTWDAVADTRAGPLVEAFADGVNAAMDDLPLPLEFELIGYEPEPWTPVDSMLMEKQISWTLTGSFSELRRALVADRLGAERAETLFPTRYDHDDPILDGTETRLDGARESALADAGERGSKGRRRASNGRERGSVDPVDPALTDWLSGFESPTGVGSNSWVVSGEHTASGTPTVAYDPHLSLQAPPLWYEQSVDTPERSVRGATFSGVPFVIAGANDRGAWSFTNLGADVLDCYRYEIDEAGDRYRYDGEWRNFEVDERETIPVAGGEDRELRVRRTVHGPLIEREGRTVGVAWTGHTATRTTTAIEAYGRSEGIDDLLEATRDFDLPTQNLVYADADGRTLYFATGRLPIRRTDGEVVDGDRVFDGSAGEGEWEGFEPFGESSWEGFVPFEEKPHAIDPDALSTANQRPIDDPTHYVGVDYATPYRGARIADRLAERTADGGTTDPEFHRGLQSDVRDGRAPELVPEVVAAVRDRSDPDPALVDAADALDDWDYRMARDSRGALLFARYLPAFRERVFGPAFDEADLGDSYYPSDWTLARLPDDDPLFNGRSRADLAVAALRDALDEADEAGWEAYGDYNTTRAMTHPLGGEAPFLNYAERPADGSPATVKNYRVESSVGSSWRMVVRPGTDATAVLPGGNSGDYFSEHYDDQLRHWLENDQRPMPLGGGGDPAVRFEPTEGSR, from the coding sequence GTGACACGCGACACCACGCGCCGCGCGGTCCTCGCGAGCGTCCTCGCGGCCGGCAGCGCCGGACTGGCGGCGAGCGACGTGGCCGACCTCCTCGACTCGTTTGCTCCGCTGTCGGGCGAGGCGTGGGACGCGGCCGACCGGTCGCTCCCGGAGACGGTCGAGAGCCCGCACGGGGCGGCGAGCGTCTCGCGCGACGAGTTCGGGGTCCCGCAGGTCGAGGCCGACGCGGAGCCCGCGGCGTACTTCGCGGTGGGGTACTGCCAGGCGTTCGACCGCCTGTTCGCGATGGACCTCCAGCGGCGGGTGATGCGCGGCCGGCTCTCAGAGGTGATCGGCGAGGCGACGCTCGACAGCGACGAGTTCAACGTCGCCATGGGCTTCGCCGACGCCGCCGCGGTCACCTGGGACGCGGTCGCCGACACCCGCGCCGGCCCGCTCGTCGAGGCGTTCGCCGACGGCGTCAACGCCGCGATGGACGACCTCCCGCTCCCGCTGGAGTTCGAGCTGATCGGCTACGAGCCCGAGCCGTGGACGCCGGTCGACTCGATGCTGATGGAGAAGCAGATATCGTGGACGCTCACGGGGAGCTTCTCGGAGCTGCGTCGCGCGCTCGTCGCCGACCGCCTCGGCGCGGAGCGCGCGGAGACCCTGTTCCCGACGCGGTACGACCACGACGACCCGATCCTCGACGGGACCGAGACGCGGCTCGACGGGGCGCGGGAGTCCGCGCTGGCCGACGCGGGCGAGCGCGGGTCGAAGGGTCGAAGGCGGGCTTCGAACGGTCGGGAGCGCGGCTCCGTCGACCCCGTCGACCCCGCGCTGACCGACTGGCTCTCGGGCTTCGAGTCGCCGACCGGCGTCGGCTCGAACAGCTGGGTCGTCTCGGGCGAGCACACCGCGAGCGGGACGCCGACCGTCGCGTACGACCCGCACCTCTCGCTTCAGGCGCCGCCGCTGTGGTACGAGCAGTCGGTCGACACCCCCGAGCGCTCGGTGCGGGGCGCGACGTTCTCGGGCGTGCCCTTCGTCATCGCGGGCGCGAACGACCGCGGCGCGTGGTCGTTCACCAACCTCGGGGCCGACGTGCTCGACTGCTACCGGTACGAGATCGACGAGGCGGGCGACCGCTACCGGTACGACGGCGAGTGGCGCAACTTCGAGGTCGACGAGCGCGAGACGATCCCGGTCGCGGGCGGCGAGGACCGCGAGCTCCGCGTGCGCCGCACCGTCCACGGCCCGCTGATCGAGCGCGAGGGGCGGACGGTCGGCGTCGCGTGGACCGGCCACACGGCGACGCGCACCACGACCGCCATCGAGGCGTACGGGCGCAGCGAGGGGATAGACGACCTGCTCGAAGCCACCCGCGACTTCGACCTGCCGACGCAGAACCTCGTGTACGCGGACGCCGACGGCCGGACGCTCTACTTCGCGACCGGCCGGCTGCCGATCCGCCGGACCGACGGCGAGGTCGTCGACGGCGACCGGGTCTTCGACGGCTCCGCGGGCGAGGGGGAGTGGGAGGGGTTCGAGCCGTTCGGCGAGTCCTCGTGGGAGGGGTTCGTCCCCTTCGAGGAGAAGCCGCACGCGATCGACCCCGACGCGCTCTCGACGGCGAACCAGCGCCCGATCGACGACCCGACCCACTACGTCGGCGTCGACTACGCGACCCCGTACCGCGGCGCGCGGATCGCCGACCGGTTGGCCGAGCGGACTGCCGACGGGGGGACGACCGACCCCGAGTTCCACCGCGGGCTCCAGAGCGACGTGCGCGACGGGCGCGCGCCGGAACTCGTCCCCGAGGTGGTCGCCGCCGTACGCGACCGGTCCGACCCCGACCCGGCGCTCGTCGACGCGGCCGACGCCCTCGACGACTGGGACTACCGGATGGCGCGCGACTCGCGCGGCGCGCTGCTCTTTGCCCGCTACCTGCCGGCGTTCCGCGAGCGCGTCTTCGGGCCCGCGTTCGACGAGGCGGACCTCGGCGACTCCTACTACCCGAGCGACTGGACGCTCGCGCGGCTCCCGGACGACGACCCGCTGTTCAACGGCCGCTCGCGGGCCGACCTCGCGGTCGCCGCCCTCCGCGACGCGCTCGACGAGGCCGACGAGGCCGGCTGGGAGGCCTACGGCGACTACAACACCACGCGGGCGATGACCCACCCGCTCGGCGGCGAGGCGCCGTTCCTGAACTACGCGGAGCGCCCGGCGGACGGCTCGCCCGCCACCGTGAAGAACTACCGCGTCGAGTCGTCGGTCGGGTCAAGCTGGCGGATGGTGGTGCGGCCGGGGACCGACGCGACCGCCGTGCTGCCGGGCGGGAACTCCGGCGACTACTTCTCCGAGCACTACGACGACCAGCTCCGGCACTGGCTCGAAAACGACCAGCGCCCGATGCCGCTCGGCGGGGGCGGCGACCCGGCAGTGCGGTTCGAGCCGACGGAGGGGTCGCGATGA
- a CDS encoding UPF0175 family protein, whose product MSRTTATIPDDLTDLMEGAVKTGIFENKSDAIRHVLREYFDENQNARFAAAVSLYEEGNITLGTAARLAGVNRFEMRDILREEGVELRFGPEDMAAARDEIDAARNLE is encoded by the coding sequence ATGTCCCGAACCACTGCCACCATCCCAGACGATCTCACCGACCTCATGGAGGGGGCGGTTAAAACGGGCATCTTCGAAAACAAGAGCGACGCCATCCGCCACGTCCTCCGAGAATACTTCGACGAGAATCAGAACGCCCGGTTCGCCGCCGCAGTATCACTGTACGAAGAGGGAAACATCACCCTTGGAACTGCTGCCCGCCTCGCTGGCGTCAACCGGTTCGAGATGCGAGATATACTGCGGGAAGAGGGTGTTGAGCTGCGGTTCGGTCCTGAAGACATGGCGGCCGCGAGAGACGAGATCGACGCCGCTCGAAATCTTGAATGA
- a CDS encoding competence/damage-inducible protein A — protein sequence MEVALITVGDELLSGDTVNTNANWLAPELSERGVAVSRILSIPDDRAEIADRVSEYAADFDAVIVTGGIGSTPDDVTMEAVADAFDREMAPTDLTRESVERRLAAIRERVPDREFDVDVEAEASVPEGGRPLVTEAGLAPGCVVENVYVMPGIPDELKATFETVADEFAGDRRSRFLYTVEPESNIIDALEESMERFDVAVGCYPDREADHNRLKVTGTDDDALDAAAAWLLEHADASETPVSRDW from the coding sequence ATGGAGGTCGCGCTGATCACGGTCGGAGACGAGCTGCTCTCGGGCGACACGGTGAACACCAACGCGAACTGGCTCGCCCCGGAGCTGAGCGAGCGCGGCGTCGCCGTGTCGCGGATCCTCTCGATCCCCGACGACAGGGCCGAGATCGCGGACCGGGTCAGCGAGTACGCGGCCGACTTCGACGCCGTGATCGTCACCGGCGGGATCGGCAGCACCCCGGACGACGTGACCATGGAGGCGGTCGCGGACGCGTTCGACCGCGAGATGGCCCCGACCGACCTCACGCGCGAGTCGGTCGAGCGCCGGCTGGCCGCGATCCGCGAGCGCGTCCCCGACCGCGAGTTCGACGTCGACGTCGAGGCCGAGGCGTCGGTCCCCGAGGGGGGTCGCCCGCTGGTGACCGAGGCCGGGCTCGCGCCGGGCTGCGTCGTCGAGAACGTCTACGTCATGCCCGGGATCCCGGACGAGCTGAAGGCGACGTTCGAGACCGTCGCAGACGAGTTCGCGGGCGACCGGCGCTCGCGGTTCCTCTACACCGTCGAGCCGGAGTCGAACATCATCGACGCCTTGGAGGAGTCGATGGAGCGGTTCGACGTCGCCGTCGGCTGCTACCCCGACCGCGAGGCCGACCACAACCGGCTCAAGGTGACCGGGACCGACGACGACGCGCTCGACGCGGCCGCGGCGTGGCTGCTGGAGCACGCCGACGCGAGCGAGACGCCGGTGTCCCGGGACTGGTGA
- a CDS encoding Eco57I restriction-modification methylase domain-containing protein, giving the protein MPISTTPPDADGDNPDDPIPPLEVHADVDALEETLTDAAKAIADAFTPDASADLRDRAREWVDAHGVSEVDGDPVETVIAPQAALTVLLRAAIFDARHDAELTPEKAERSFRADASSEASPAVEWCVLDDVAWLAGAADLAPVIAARHELQQSTVPSADLGALYAAVIDSDARQTLSQFRSPRWAGRAMRAWAANGEETMLDIGVGAGALSASLHPSWSLHGEPRHVVGIDRSRLSVLLAETAFTLGNQSHETLESDFLGTTRVDLPASPDAIVSNPPYTSHDRLDGDDKRRWCEQVRREAGADVSKLSPLYVYFMIHAETLADDGTRVAFLTPQSWLQKQYGRELKEFLLDRFDVKALIRVDPEEGSLFPDADTTAVFTLLEARNDPDPGSETRFITVDDKGFSTLHRAMDSTATDDTDWGMINTVEQSALTVAENWQARFDPIERDVSHLPELSSLASVRSVPPTGKVEVFCLSDDTVETYGISTRHLSRLARHPADVTGYDLEESDWIAARDAGKEVWLLDPNDIDAIPDTMDEFVRQYEAGALTGDGTSEQGTLEQYDAGESTTADPASDLENLFEYLRDSIREHDLRGNYTCRTREYWWRPERCDPAPVVFNNAGQEQSRFVVNEAGLRTTNSFFGVEIDRVGTERKALLAYLNSGILGEVAQQYSETRSGGAESHSVTTVRQFPVIDPSNVSEDIVQGLADAFDALRETSRHSDSHDQIIDTIDALVQRAIEQMRPE; this is encoded by the coding sequence GTGCCGATCAGCACGACTCCGCCGGACGCCGACGGGGACAATCCGGACGACCCGATACCGCCGCTTGAGGTACATGCCGACGTTGATGCGCTCGAAGAGACGCTTACGGACGCGGCGAAAGCGATCGCGGACGCGTTCACCCCCGATGCGTCCGCCGACTTACGCGACCGGGCCCGCGAGTGGGTCGATGCGCACGGCGTCAGTGAAGTTGACGGCGATCCCGTAGAGACCGTGATCGCGCCGCAAGCCGCGCTTACGGTCCTGCTTCGAGCAGCGATATTCGACGCTCGTCACGACGCTGAATTGACGCCTGAAAAAGCAGAGCGATCGTTTCGGGCGGACGCGTCGTCGGAGGCGAGTCCGGCGGTGGAGTGGTGCGTGCTCGACGACGTTGCGTGGCTCGCGGGCGCGGCAGATCTCGCTCCCGTGATCGCCGCGCGGCACGAGCTTCAACAGTCAACGGTTCCGTCGGCGGATCTCGGCGCGTTGTACGCCGCGGTCATCGACAGCGACGCGCGGCAGACCCTCAGTCAGTTCCGCTCGCCGCGGTGGGCCGGACGCGCCATGCGTGCGTGGGCGGCGAACGGCGAGGAGACGATGCTCGATATCGGCGTCGGAGCCGGAGCGCTGTCCGCGTCGCTCCACCCGTCCTGGAGTCTACACGGGGAACCGCGTCACGTCGTCGGGATCGACCGGAGTCGCCTCTCGGTTCTCCTCGCGGAAACCGCGTTCACGCTCGGTAACCAGTCGCACGAAACGCTCGAATCGGATTTTCTGGGGACCACGCGAGTGGACCTTCCGGCGAGCCCTGACGCCATCGTGAGTAACCCGCCGTACACGAGCCACGACCGGCTCGACGGTGACGACAAGCGACGGTGGTGCGAGCAGGTCAGACGGGAGGCAGGTGCCGACGTGAGCAAGCTCTCGCCGTTGTACGTGTACTTCATGATTCACGCGGAGACGCTGGCTGACGACGGGACCCGAGTCGCGTTCCTCACCCCGCAATCCTGGTTACAGAAACAGTACGGGCGCGAACTCAAAGAGTTCCTGTTGGACCGGTTCGACGTCAAGGCGCTGATCAGGGTGGATCCAGAGGAAGGGTCGCTGTTCCCCGATGCGGACACGACGGCCGTGTTCACGCTCCTCGAAGCTCGTAACGACCCGGATCCTGGGAGTGAAACGCGTTTCATCACCGTCGATGACAAAGGGTTCTCGACGCTTCACAGGGCGATGGACAGCACGGCCACGGATGATACTGATTGGGGCATGATCAACACCGTCGAGCAGTCGGCGCTCACAGTTGCGGAGAACTGGCAGGCGCGGTTCGATCCGATCGAGCGAGACGTGAGTCACCTCCCGGAGCTGTCGAGCCTCGCCTCCGTTCGCTCAGTCCCTCCGACCGGTAAAGTCGAGGTGTTCTGCCTGTCGGACGACACCGTCGAAACGTACGGGATCAGCACACGCCACCTGTCACGACTCGCCCGCCACCCGGCGGACGTGACGGGATACGACCTCGAAGAGAGTGACTGGATCGCCGCACGCGATGCCGGTAAGGAAGTGTGGTTGCTCGATCCGAACGACATTGATGCGATCCCGGACACGATGGACGAGTTCGTTCGACAGTACGAAGCTGGAGCCCTCACCGGCGACGGGACGAGCGAACAAGGCACCCTCGAACAGTACGACGCGGGGGAATCCACCACCGCCGATCCCGCGAGCGATCTTGAGAACCTCTTCGAGTACCTGCGCGACAGCATCCGCGAACACGACTTGCGAGGCAATTACACGTGTCGAACCCGGGAGTACTGGTGGCGGCCGGAGCGATGCGACCCGGCACCCGTCGTGTTCAACAACGCGGGACAAGAGCAGTCACGGTTCGTCGTGAACGAAGCCGGACTCCGGACAACGAACAGTTTCTTCGGAGTCGAAATCGACCGGGTCGGAACCGAACGGAAAGCGCTACTCGCGTACTTGAACAGCGGCATCCTCGGAGAGGTCGCCCAGCAATACAGCGAGACTCGAAGCGGCGGGGCG
- a CDS encoding twitching motility protein PilT: MTGLPGNATVLNTTVLSNFAQVDHVELLLDLPRLVTVTAVQRELEDGAETHLYIERALAVLDDGIPVISPSSSAEQLEEELLGKLDPGEAQALAVAEAADGTVVTDDGDAHVTANQRGVELTGSIGLLVRFVEDDYITAATADEYLKRWIEEVGFRSPARDFDAFLEE; the protein is encoded by the coding sequence ATGACAGGCCTACCCGGCAACGCAACGGTACTCAACACCACTGTCCTTTCGAACTTCGCGCAGGTCGATCACGTCGAACTGCTACTGGACCTTCCCCGACTCGTGACGGTCACTGCTGTCCAGCGCGAACTCGAAGACGGAGCTGAAACCCACCTGTACATCGAACGCGCACTAGCCGTGCTTGACGACGGGATTCCGGTAATCTCCCCGTCTTCGTCAGCAGAGCAATTAGAAGAGGAACTACTGGGAAAACTCGACCCAGGGGAAGCACAGGCGTTGGCGGTCGCAGAGGCCGCTGACGGAACGGTTGTCACGGATGACGGCGATGCGCACGTAACCGCCAACCAGCGTGGGGTCGAGTTGACCGGATCGATCGGGCTCTTGGTGCGATTCGTCGAAGACGACTACATTACGGCAGCGACAGCAGATGAGTACCTCAAACGCTGGATCGAGGAAGTCGGGTTTCGTTCACCTGCCCGTGACTTCGACGCCTTCCTTGAGGAGTAA
- a CDS encoding desampylase gives MIELTRAAYDDIVYRAYEGGEAEVCGVLAGDRGTDGDPSVVTETHPAENVADTPEIRYRMDPETQLELIETVEAAGRDVVGFYHSHPTGPTHPSETDAARATWPDRSYVICALDGYPFVGSWRWRDDADEFEQETVSVRSER, from the coding sequence ATGATCGAACTCACGCGGGCGGCGTACGACGACATCGTGTATCGCGCCTACGAGGGCGGCGAGGCGGAAGTCTGCGGCGTCCTCGCCGGCGACCGCGGGACGGACGGTGATCCCAGCGTCGTCACGGAGACGCACCCGGCCGAGAACGTCGCGGACACGCCCGAGATCCGCTACCGGATGGACCCCGAAACGCAGCTCGAACTGATCGAGACCGTCGAGGCGGCGGGCCGCGACGTGGTCGGCTTCTATCACTCCCATCCGACCGGCCCGACGCACCCGAGCGAGACGGACGCCGCGCGGGCGACGTGGCCGGACCGCTCGTACGTCATCTGCGCGCTCGACGGCTACCCGTTCGTCGGCTCGTGGCGCTGGCGCGACGACGCGGACGAGTTCGAACAGGAGACGGTGTCGGTCCGGAGCGAGCGGTAA